The following proteins are co-located in the Gloeocapsa sp. PCC 7428 genome:
- a CDS encoding alpha/beta fold hydrolase, which yields MFPAFLPPQVQLLKEDAAIVLAQSIKRELIVTSLSQQAIRRSAAPEAIATAYVRQGTGKPILLLHGFDSSVLEFRYLLPLLAKKYETWGVDLLGFGFTERIRGIDYNPASIKAHLYSFWKLINRPLILIGTSMGGATAIDFVLDYPQAVEKLILINSVGFSGDFPVGKFLFPPFDYLAVEYWRQRKLQALFWDNFNPSQLIDAIRCASLHLDMPYWYEAMLSFMKSGGYGHLADKIPKINKPTLILWGDRDDTLSVNDATKFQRAIADSQLIWLKNCGHVPQLEQPEVLAGYIQDLN from the coding sequence ATGTTTCCCGCCTTTCTACCACCTCAAGTACAGTTGCTTAAGGAAGATGCAGCAATTGTTTTAGCGCAAAGTATCAAGCGTGAGTTGATTGTCACTTCGTTGAGTCAACAGGCGATTAGGCGTAGCGCAGCGCCCGAAGCGATCGCAACAGCTTATGTACGTCAAGGTACGGGTAAGCCTATTTTACTTCTGCATGGATTTGATAGTTCAGTACTAGAATTTCGCTATCTTCTACCATTGCTGGCTAAGAAATATGAAACTTGGGGAGTTGATTTATTAGGATTTGGTTTTACTGAAAGGATTAGAGGAATTGATTATAATCCAGCGTCAATTAAAGCTCATCTTTATAGCTTTTGGAAATTAATTAATCGACCATTAATACTGATTGGGACTTCGATGGGAGGTGCTACAGCTATTGATTTCGTGCTTGATTATCCGCAAGCAGTAGAGAAATTAATATTAATTAATAGCGTAGGCTTTAGCGGTGATTTTCCAGTTGGTAAATTCTTGTTTCCACCCTTTGATTATTTAGCAGTAGAATATTGGCGACAGCGTAAACTTCAAGCTCTCTTTTGGGATAACTTTAATCCCTCTCAATTAATTGATGCTATCCGGTGTGCATCGTTACATTTAGATATGCCTTATTGGTATGAGGCAATGCTGAGTTTTATGAAAAGTGGTGGATACGGTCATTTAGCAGATAAGATTCCTAAAATTAATAAACCAACACTCATTTTATGGGGCGATCGCGATGATACTTTGAGTGTGAATGATGCAACGAAGTTTCAACGGGCGATCGCAGATTCTCAATTAATTTGGTTGAAAAATTGCGGTCATGTTCCACAATTAGAACAGCCGGAGGTTTTAGCTGGTTATATTCAAGATTTGAATTAG
- the purT gene encoding formate-dependent phosphoribosylglycinamide formyltransferase: MNLTLPRKFLLLGSGELGKEFVIAAQRLGNYIVAVDRYANAPAMQVADECEVISMLNGDDLEAVVQKHQPGFIIPEIEAIRTEKLLEFEQRGITVIPTAKATNFTMNRDRIRELAHNQLGIRTAKYAYAASLDELVESSQAIGFPNVVKPIMSSSGKGQSVVYQADEVKTAWDYAIKNSRGDSQKVIVEEFISFETEITLLTIKQWNAPTIFCPAIGHRQENGDYQESWQPAEITDKLLTEAQAIAQKVTDALGGAGIFGVEFFVTKDEVIFSELSPRPHDTGMVTLISQNLNEFELHLRAVLGLPIPQIDLLAPSASAVILAHEYADKIYYAGVADALAEKDVDLRLFGKPDARPGRRMGVALAKGDTVKVARAKAIKAASQVKVV; encoded by the coding sequence ATGAATTTAACACTTCCACGAAAGTTTTTATTACTTGGTTCAGGGGAATTAGGTAAAGAATTTGTCATTGCAGCGCAACGTTTGGGTAATTATATTGTTGCGGTCGATCGTTATGCAAATGCACCAGCGATGCAGGTAGCGGATGAATGTGAAGTGATCTCAATGTTGAATGGTGATGACTTAGAAGCTGTTGTTCAAAAACATCAGCCAGGTTTTATTATTCCTGAAATTGAAGCAATTAGAACTGAAAAGTTACTTGAATTTGAACAGCGGGGAATAACTGTCATCCCAACAGCGAAGGCGACAAACTTTACAATGAACCGCGATCGCATTCGCGAATTAGCGCACAACCAATTGGGTATTCGTACTGCTAAATATGCTTATGCAGCTAGTTTAGACGAGTTAGTTGAATCTTCTCAAGCTATTGGCTTTCCCAATGTTGTTAAACCTATCATGTCTTCGTCAGGAAAAGGTCAGTCAGTTGTTTATCAAGCTGATGAAGTCAAAACAGCTTGGGACTATGCTATAAAAAACTCTAGAGGTGATAGCCAAAAAGTTATTGTCGAAGAATTTATTTCCTTTGAAACTGAGATTACTCTCTTAACAATTAAGCAGTGGAATGCACCAACAATTTTTTGTCCTGCAATTGGACATCGGCAAGAAAATGGAGATTATCAAGAGTCTTGGCAACCTGCTGAAATAACCGATAAATTGTTAACTGAAGCCCAAGCGATCGCGCAAAAAGTAACTGATGCTTTGGGTGGTGCGGGAATTTTTGGAGTTGAGTTTTTTGTAACAAAAGATGAGGTAATTTTCTCAGAACTTTCACCTAGACCGCATGATACAGGCATGGTGACACTAATTTCGCAAAATCTCAATGAGTTTGAGTTACATCTTCGGGCTGTTTTAGGATTACCAATACCACAAATTGATTTATTAGCACCTTCAGCAAGTGCAGTCATTTTAGCCCATGAATATGCTGATAAAATTTATTATGCTGGTGTTGCTGATGCTTTAGCAGAAAAAGACGTTGACTTGCGTTTATTTGGCAAGCCAGATGCACGCCCAGGGCGACGCATGGGAGTTGCACTGGCTAAAGGTGATACGGTAAAAGTAGCCAGAGCAAAAGCAATAAAAGCTGCTAGCCAAGTTAAAGTTGTCTAA
- a CDS encoding pentapeptide repeat-containing protein — protein sequence MLNFATQDLYDTCKQFLQESRCQRLLQLQQLGLARYADFLTQMRLNEVNILCVMRFLHNPSRVKFPQLQGADLSNLILDGSNLIRGDLSEANLQGTSLINADLIFANLTNADLRNANLTGATLNETIWRGAKVENCVFGEGIGLTKIQRENLILRAARFN from the coding sequence ATGTTGAACTTTGCGACTCAAGATCTTTACGATACGTGCAAACAGTTTCTCCAAGAAAGCCGTTGTCAACGCTTACTACAACTTCAGCAGCTTGGTTTAGCACGTTATGCTGATTTCTTAACACAAATGCGCTTAAATGAGGTAAACATACTTTGTGTTATGCGCTTTTTACACAATCCTAGTCGCGTAAAATTTCCTCAGCTTCAAGGCGCAGACTTATCAAATTTGATTTTGGATGGTAGTAATTTGATTCGTGGCGATTTGTCTGAAGCAAATTTACAAGGGACTAGTCTTATTAATGCTGATTTGATATTTGCTAATTTGACAAACGCAGATTTGAGAAATGCTAATTTGACAGGCGCAACATTAAATGAAACGATTTGGCGGGGTGCTAAAGTCGAAAATTGTGTTTTTGGTGAGGGTATTGGATTGACGAAGATTCAGCGAGAAAATTTAATATTACGCGCTGCTCGATTTAATTAA